The following DNA comes from Papaver somniferum cultivar HN1 chromosome 4, ASM357369v1, whole genome shotgun sequence.
ATCCCTGGGTATGGCTGCTCTTGCTCTAAAGGTTACAAGGGGAAACCTTATCTCAGTCCTGGATGCCAAGGTATGTCTGTCTGTCCCTACTATACTGTTGTGAAAGGTGAGCTAGGCGCACGAGTTGTGCAGGGTCGACTAGCTAATAAAACACCCAAGGCGCAAAAATGTGAGCCATTTTTTCTGGGCGCCTAGGCCCTAGGCGAGGCAAAGAGCTTAGCGCCTTGCCTAGCGCCTCACACAATTTAAGCAATAAAAACTGTTTTCTACTACGATTTGCAATTTTAAAAACAACTAACCGATGTCGTGTTGTCTATgattgtgtgtgtgattcaacagATGTAAATGAGTGTGAGGATATAAACAACAACCCATGTAGCAATAATGAACACTTTCCGATGCTAAGGGTAACTCTTGGTATTGGTTTAGCTCTCTTGTTTATCATTGCTGTATGTTCTTGGATATACTTGATCGCAAAGAAGAGAAACTTAGTCATACTAAAAGAAAAATTCTTTAAGCAGAATGCTGGTTTGTTATTACAGCAAAAGCTATTGTCGACTTATGGGAGTGTGGAGATGTCAAACATCTTTACGGCGAATGAGCTGAAATTAGCAACAAACAACTATGACGAGAGCCTGATTCTCGGACAGGGAGGTTTTGGGACAGTTTAAAAAGGAACCTTGACTGAAGTCCAAAATAGTTGATGAGAGTCAGATTGAGCAATTTATAAATGAGGTTGTTATTCTAACTCAGATTAACCATCGAAATGTTGTGAAGCTCTTGGGTTGTTGTTTAGAAACCGAAGTTCCTTTGCTTGTTTATGAATACGTTTCTAATGGCACCCTCTCCAAGCATATTCATTCCAGCAACGGAGTGCCTTCCATTTCCTGGGAGAGTCGTTTAAGGATTGCGACCGAAACTTCAAATGCACTTGCCTATTTGCACTCGGCAGCTTATATACCCATTGTCCATAGAGATGTCAAGGCTGCTAACATACTTCTGGACGAAACTTATACTGCTAAAGTTGCAGACTTTGGAGCATCAAGGTTGATTCCTTTAGACCAGACAGCATTATACACACTTGTTCAGGGAACCATAGGATATTTGGATCCAGAATACTGCACTGCAAACCAGCTAACAGAGAAGAGTGATGTTTACAGCTTTGGAGTAGTTCTTCTGGAACTCTTGACGGCTAGACTGCCCATTTATTCGGAGACGTCTGGAGAGATAAGAAATCTTGCTATGTATTTCATTTCGTTGATGGAAGAAGGCTATCCCTTTCAACTTCTTGAGGCTCAAGTTTTAAATGGTGGACACCCAAAACAAGTCATTGCGGTTGCTGAGCTTGCAAAGAGATGCCTTAACTTTATGAGTGAAAAAAGGCCTACTATGAAACAAGTGACCATGGAGCTTGAAAGTTTGAGAAGGTTAGAGACAGGAGCAAGGTGGGATCTTCAACCAAACCATGAAACTGTTGAGGAATTACTGTCAGAGCCAAGTGGTTGCAATTCAGATGATGAACATCCAATGTTGATTGTCTAAAAAACTTTGCAATGTGGTGGGATGCGTTTTCTTCATCCTTTTGTTGAAgtaggataaaatgtagaattagagAGAAAGCTCCATTCAGTTGTTTTTGCTTTACAGAGCTATCTCAGTAGTGAGACCTCTCCTGCCTTTGTCTATATGTATGTAACACATGATTGTAGTTCGATTTTGGCCTCTGAATTATCAGTTTATTGTGGTTTTAAGGAATTAAGTGTTCCGTCTCCAAAATTACAAGCTCATGAAGCGCAGAAGGAAAcatggaaaagaaagaaaaactgtctcaaaaattACTTTCCCCATCCAATGATATCCCATATTATTCTTGTAAGGACAAAAAAAGAGAAACAACAGTACATTAAATTCATAAAGCTATTTTGCTGTGTTGGAAGCCAAGTTCATCCACCCAAAACTAAATGGGGGATGCCGCGAAAGGCAAATACCTAAATTTTGTCTATGAAATAGAGATTAAAGTGTGTTTTACTCTTCGTCAGAGCCTGAACCTTCTTCAGAACTTGACCCACTTCCTTTTTCATGAGCAGTACCATTGGTCACCACTCCCTTTTTCTTTGTATCCTGTTCATTTTCAGAGTCATCACTGTACTCGCTTTCGTAATCAtcgtattcctcttcttcctcatcttcttcttcctcaataCCATCCTCTACAGCTGGTCCTTCTTCTGCAACTGCGCCTCCTCTAGATCCAGCTCGGCTTCGTTTTAATACCTTTAACTTCAGATTGGTTTTCTTGTCACATCCAATCCAAGTATCGCACAAGCAAAATGACGTAAGATTATAGTTTCCTTCTGCAGGGGCCTGAAATTTCCCCATAACCAACCTCGACCCACTTTTCACTTTCGCCACAGCTTCTCTAACCGCAGAGCTTATCTCCTTTACGGTTGCTCCTGAACCCTCCTTTGTCTCTTGAATCGCTTTTGAGGCAGCTGCAATGGCTGCTGCTTCATCCAAGAAACTGACCTTTTGGGACATCCAAACCTCATTAGAGACAGCGTCAGCGAGAAGCAACCAGAAGTTCTCTTCCTTGTGAAATGGAAAGTAGGGAGCATGGGGTAGAGCACCAACTAGGCCATTCCTGCGCTTGAGTGTGACCCACGCTTGCATTGTGACGATATCACCTTCTTGTATACCCTCTTCACCTTCGGTTTCACAAATGATCTCAATTGTTATCGAAGGCATCATTTCAAGGACTATTTCAACGTCTTGTACTTCCGCAGGCGTGAATCCAGCAATTTGTGTCAATAGCTCCGCACGTTCCATCTCGGTCATGTCCTGTAGTTCTTGGAACGAGCGCACCTTCTGCGGAATTTTGAAAATGTAAGGCActcttaaaaagaaaagaagaaaacttaaaaataaaagaagaaaagacaAAAGGATGATAGACCCTAAAATTACAATTTTACCTTGCGAGCGATTTTCTTAATAACAGCCTCGCTAAAATGTGGCAACTGCAAGAAGGGTGCATTGCCATCCCCAGATCCTGTTGCTTTTCTGGCACTAAGAGGAACAGCCTGCATCGTGGTACATTGAAAACATTCAGCATTTGTCAGCTTTGTATCCACCAAATACAAAATTAAAACAAATTCAACTTTTGTTTTCCTGAATTATGTTTAATTTCACGAAAACTGCAGTGAGATAACCAACTATGTTAAAGGCACTTTAGTGAATCAGGAGTTTTTTGGATAACCTAGACAGGTGATCCTGATACTGACTGATTAAGGATCAGTCAAGAACTAcatgaaaacacatcaaatatcGTACGAGGAGAGCTACATTGAAGCACTTTAGTGAACTGCACCTGAATGATACTCTGAGAAAGCTCAACAACAccaattgcaggcctcaaccagCCATGTCCCTGCTGATTGCGTGGAATCACCGCCATCTGTGTTGACAGAAAACAAATTAATGCATCAAAATTCTAATTCACACGTCTAGGAATCGCTTAAAACGAGATCTGTAACTTTTTTCTATGTGAGAGACAGAGAAAGGGGGTGGAAAGCTTGACGACACTCACTTTCATCAGTTCTTCAAGGAGGCTAGGTGCGATTTCAAGCACTTTTCTAAAATCAGCTTGAAGAGTAGATGGTAATTCTGCTGATTCACGAGTAAGCTGAGCCTGAATCAACAATTCTGTCTGAACAGGAAAAAGTCATGAGGGTTAGAATGAGTACCACTTAAATTAGTTACAGAACCTTAATAAGATGAGCATAAACAAGTGATTATACAGAACAATACCTTAACAAGAGCAGGGTGCTGCTTCCAAAACTTTGCCTGTTCTTGTCGAATATTCTTAAGGTCTAAGTTTAACTCACTCCTAACCAACATGAACAATTTCTGAAGAGGTTCTGCGTCACTCCGACGAACTGGAATTTCCATGTACTCAGCAGCTTTTATGAAGACATCCATAACTTTGCTGTGTAATGAAGGCAACATCAGAACAGACGAAACAGTATCTAAAATGAAAGGCTTCCTGCTTGATTATAAGTTTCTAACTAATAAATACTAGTAATACTAATTAGTGTACAATAATACTCGACAACTGTTTCTCTCTTAATGATCAAGAAAATGAAAGATATGCTTAACTAGACAGAAACAGAAATACAAATGCCATAATGGCTCAGTACAACTAAATCAAAATCTGACTGTCTATTGTCAACAGATGGAGTTTTGGGTTTATAAATTACGATAAAAGCAATTTGAATGATCATAACCATGAAGACATAAATAATCTTACCTTGGAGCCAAGGAAGGTTTCATGAAGTAATAATAACTAGACAATGTTTGATGCATGACATAGTTCCCAGTATACTTCGATGACCTTGAGAGATATATAACAGCCATCACCAGTGGCAAAAGAATACAGACTCCGACAATCCCAAGTAACAGTATTCCACCAGATGCTCCGTCAATATTTAGTAAAAATGAAGGAAGAGCAATTCCCATTTGCATTCCCTGTTAACAAGTAGAATGTAATTAATAATTTCTGAACTATTTGTTTGAAATGAATTATTTAATGGCTTTTCCACTTGTGAAGAACATGAAGGGCAACTATTTGTTTGAAATGAATTATTTAATGAGAAGAATATCTACCTGTCTCCCATCTGGATGACCATACTTTTCATAGTTCTCACGGGATACTGGATCTGTCAAGGCCTGATAAGCCTTTGATATGAACTCCACGAAATATAAGTTGGCCTCTGAAATTCAAAAAGCAGTTGTTAGTAAACAAAGATGTTTCCACAAAGCACCATGTTTAATGCCGAATCCAAGGTCATAAACAACTATAACAGAAAAACTGAACATTTCTCACCTGGATCTGGGTTTTTATCAGGATGATATTGAATGGAAAGCTTTCTGTATGCCTTCTTTATATCTGACTCCGACGCTCCAGATTCTAACCCAAGAATACTGAATGGGTCAAATGGTTGGCTCTGTGAGGTTAGATTTATGAGTTAGTGAGCAGTTGCTATAACAAATCAAATCATGAAACAGTATGTTATAAGCTACAACTATACTCGATAGCAGCAAAGAAATTGGGAAGGCCCAGAATTACATAATACCTCACGGCTTATTTGTTGAATGTAATAAACCAAGAAGCCCATAATGACCCAAAGCAACACAACTGTCATGTTGCTCCATGTTGAAAAATTAGAGATCTGCAAAAGAACATTAGGATATTGTATGAGTAAGGTATCATTCAGTATGCAGTAACACAACAACACAGCTTCCCAATTTAAATTAgaaataaaatggaaagaaaaagGTTTACCTTTTTGAATATCGACTTCCGATATTTCCCGGAGCGTGCACACACAGCGCACTGACAGTGTATGCTTTTTGCCTTCTTGGAGGCAAAACGACATAACTTGACTATAGTGTAAGGCACTAAAGGCAGTGCCATTATAGTCAAAATGAAGATCGGGAACAACGAGCTGGTCTCTTCTGATGCAGCCATGGTTGCCCTCTGTCTAAGAGAACTAGTGGTTAATTATTATACCTGCAGATAAGAATCTAGTTAAGAAACAGGGGAtgtgaaattattaaaaaaattatctaGTGGTGCTCTCATGACAAAATTCATCTAGGGTTCTCAGGAAAAGCCCCTTCAAGTTCTAACTAGAAGGTGACCAGAACCAACAAACCAATGATTCCCATATATCTAAATTACTGACTGTGGAGAACATTCATTATTTAAGAAGTAATTCTTGGACGATGAACCAATTCCTTTTGTAACCAACTAGCATGAGTTCACAACAGTGCTATATTATTGTAACCAACTCAGTGTTAACGTTCACTTTTTTCACTTAAAACTGCTTACACTTAATATTTCATACTCGTGAATAAGAAAATACGCATTAAATTCTTTAAAGAGTCAACTAGCATGCGTTCATAATAGTTACCAAACCAGACAAGACTTTATCATATACATCAGAGCTGTTTTACTCGAACGAAACCAGTCAAGACTTTATCATATACATCAGAGCTGTTTTACTCGAACGAAACCAGTCAAGACTTGATCATATACAATCAGACTTATCAGAGCTGTATTACTCCAACGAGACCACATCAGTTGTAACCGATTCATATGTCAAGGTTGGTCATTTATTTCACTAAAAAACATAATCCTCAGGAACGTCAAAATGTCAATTAGCATGAGTTCACAGGCAAGCAACATTAATGTACAACCAATTCATATTTTTTAGGTTCAATTTTTCATTTAAAACTGCTTAAACTTacaatttcatactcatgaataagCAAATACGCATTAAATTCTTTAAAGAGTCAACTAGCATGGGTACATAATAGCTTCAAAACCAGTCAAGACTTGACCATAGAGCTGATGTCGTCTCGACTTACCACACCAGTTGTTACCAGTTCATAGCCTTACACtaaaattttcagaaaattcgCATTAAATTCATCATTAATCCAATTATACAACCCTAATATAATCCTGAACTCCATAACTCAAACAGCACCACACAATCACACACTAACACGAAGTCCTCAAATCCATAAGATCACAAAACCCCAAAAAACCCCAAATTCCAGCTGCATCTCATTGAAACCAAGTAACAAAAAGTCAAAACCCCAattctcaaaagaaaaaaaaaacgaatctgAACTAATTAGCAGCACACTACATATATAAAAGCTTAGAAGCTAATTACATCCTCTACATAATCGAAACCCTAGACAAAATTGACGAAATTCAATAATATGTAATTAGAGATATAcagatccattaaaccccataaCAAATCAAATTAAACCCATTAAATCCTCCTAAAATCTGAATCGAAATTACATGGGAATCGAATTGGAACTTACTTTTGAGATTTTAAGATCTGAAATTCTTCTCCAAATTGACACGCCAAACATATGACGAACgatgatgagaagaagaaagaaagaaagagagagagttAACAACTCTATTGAGATCGAGTCTTGAAATACGTAATAAagaaaagatttttttatttttatttttcctattttacccCTGTCCTGGCCCTTAATGATATTTTTACTTTTTATTGTGTGTGGTAACAGCGATATTCTCAGGGAGAAGCTCCTGACCGGGTGCATACGGCATATCCTAATCTTGTTGTACAATTTAGCTCAACTTTATGGCATACACTGTCAAAAGCAACTCGTATATTTTGAAATCATCCAAACGTTTTATCATCCCACTAAATTGGaaagtttcagttttgatatattCATCTAGCGATTGGATACATAAGATGTCTCTTTATATTTGTGAATTGACTAAGTTTGGTCTGGAACAGGCAAAGAGCATTGGGCATAGGAGCGACTAAAAGTAGACTCTAATCCTCCCAGCAattgttgtttatttttatttattgttgAAGAATATGTTAATGTATTAAGAAGAATAAGAATTACAATCCATCACCTGTGCACCGCAGCTAATTGAAGACTGCATCCCAATTGTAATCGTCGTTGTCTCGGCATTCTAATACAATCATACCAAATTGTCTTGCATATCAACTTATATACACTACACCACGTACATACATAGATGTATATGCCTGATGCGTCATCTCATAAGGTCATAAAGTTCAAATGTTGTAATAGAATGAACTTACACGATTATTTGGGGACGGTGTGATAGGATATGATGCATGTCATCATTCGTCACCTTAAAGTGGGAGTTGCTTCAGCCTTCATAAATTAAGTTTGCTTCAACGGTAGATCAGGAACTCTCTTTTTTATATTTGCGTGATGTATATAGGTCTCTAACTTCTCTTCTTAGTACTTCATGTCTTTTCGTCCTTTTCAACAAATTAGCTACCACCCATTTTAGCAAACTATATACATAATTATTGGAAGGGTCTGTTATGACATGGAAATAACATTTTCGGTCTCTTTTGTATTAGACTATTAGTTGCCTTTCATGCAAGTTTTACGCAAAAAGACGGGTCTAATAACATGGAAATTGAGTAGAAGAAGTTTTTTATTCATTTGTTCAACCTTTTCGCCGAAATCTGGATTTCGCACTTCACTTGTGTTACATTAATGTGtcttctcttcccattctctCGTCTTCCCATAATACATATCTTTGTTTTCAACACATTTGCGGTAGGTTTCCTTTTGATGGAAGAATGATAATTAATTTATCCTTTATACGTACCTGCATCCCAAACAATGTAGGTCTTGTACTGTTAATGAAGGCTGCCAACGTTCGCTCAAAATTTTACATAAGTTAAGTCTTAATTTACATCCATCTATTGAATAGCATTTGTATTATCAGAGCTGAAAAACATTGCAAAGTCAGTTATATGGTAAACGAAAACTAACCCTCTCTGCTTTTGGATCGTTGTAATGACTTTTGTTGCAAGTTTTCACTTCATCTTACTTATGTTTCCTTTGATTGCCCACATCATCTTTCTTCAAATATTGCACGATCTTTTGTTCGTATATATATATTTGAATAGGAGATTTATTTGAGCCTTTTTTACAGCAACCCATGAATCGCTTATTTTACCCTTGGTGGAATTGCAATTCCACACTCAATTCTTTGAACAGTTGCAAGGCGGTGTGCAGTTGTGATGTTAGTGTTTGCACTTTCATATTGTTCCCAGAAGATGGGATTTGGTAAAACCCAAAACTTTAAAAACGCTTGGGGCTGCATGCTGTCGTTTCAAATCTTTTTAGGTGTCGTTTCAAAGATAGAAAGTTGTGCGAAAGAGATTCATGACCATTGGAGGTGCCAAATAGATTTGTGATGACTTGGAACGTGTTGTTGATGTGGCTTTACTACAATCAAGAGCGATTGTGGTGGAGACATTTGTCGATTTTGGGGTCTCTTATCATAAAGAAAGATAGGTAGTTGTGTATAATCGACGGCGATTATCTCCGGCAACTTTCGTACCAGAAACCTATATTATATGTATATCTGTTTTTATAGTATCTCGTGTTGAAGTGGAATCAATTTCTTAGGAATacagttttgttagagcatagctcggtcgacctcgcatgcgttgctatatcaagcatgtttgtcaatgttagtgatcaaaactatgagtcttgatttctagtctacatagctaagtctcggagtaggatagaaaagtgtagttgagctcaaggacttcatggcgattcatcatacaacgaagaaaatctactcaaggaaccgtggaacttcatcaacaaaaaggtatgtggagacttgaacttatatatcactcaaaagtctatctattctatctcctacttcttatgagacaaaagttgtatgttatatagactggatcatacacatttgatatttcgagctgagtatactctacttatctatatctcgaaatcatgtgttggtaaagcgtttcgctttgatcaggtttatcttcacctaatgacgaaagtcataatgtttcaatcactttgaaaatcgctttgacgagaaatagtgtaacaactatataacgtcctctaagaatgtttcaatggttggaatgagagtttaggtcaatataactaatgatggatataagcattgtgtggtaacacatatgtgcataagtcttattcatTAATCTGAagcttgcgaactttgttgattgagagaaaccggaggaattggctttgccaagtccgcgaactgacggaagttctcttaccgagaatttctgttgggatttccaaaaactcgtttgcgtgtttagttcgcgaactcagtcggcgaacctagtccgcgaactggcggaagtctctttgccgagattttatgctgagtttggaaaactctgtcggttgccttatggtctaaagatgtgctctgaacatgaaacttaaattactaaggaatgcagtatgcaaattgtggctataaagttcatgagccggttcaatcgaatcgaatcatctttgtttcaattgtgtcttgtgtagttacataagatctcatagcaattgaacaactctctaactagttcatttgagtccattgaactagctatggtgaagaagaacaatattaatatgaaattctcatatggttaaccttttgggttactatgttgaaccaacatacacgtacacgtttgggcacggttttcacaaacccggtaaacttatatctcaagtgtgtgtgacaagctaagttttcgatctaacggctgagaaatattagcttgaatctaaaccaggttttcatctaacggtgaatattgattgctttgtacctaaggcaaaaccctgatttgaagactatataaaggagacatctagcattaggaaaaactaatccccacacgtctatgtgatactagtgcgctcgctagagacgattctcctttaacctttggttttcttctctaaaaccaggttaacgacttaaagacttcattgggattctgaagccagaccgatactacttttatcgtagttgtgtaatctgatcttgcatcttctatcgtacgagtacaatcttattgattggcttgagatcgtgagagttctccgataggcaagataaaaaagtcacaaccatcttcttcttactgtttgtgattcctcgacgtcctcttgtttatacaagtaagactgttgtgatgtgattgattaatctaggatgttcttcgggaatataagaccggattatcaattggttccttttcaccttgatttcatatcataagacggaaccaAAACCTAGGAAtcttctgtgggaaacagatttatcctttgatagacttttctgtgtgagacagatttgtttattatcaagtctgcgattttgggttgcagcaactcttagttgtgggtgagatcagctaagggaatcaaatgcgcagtgtcctgctgggatcagaggcgtagggagtacaactgtaccttggatcagtgggagactgattggggttcaactatagtccagtctgaagttagcttgtagtaggctagtgtcagtagcggcttaatacagtgtgtattcaatctggactaggtcccggggtttgcggtttcctcgttaacaaaattctggtgtatgtgttatttctatttccgcattatatttgttatataatttaaataatacaggttgtgattgtgatcatcaattggaaatccgatctctggttgttgattgatctcaaactttaattgaaatattggatggtgttgttagacccccactttttcaagttCCATTCCCTTGTTCGGTAAATAAAAGTAAGGGATATAGGAATAGGATAtaggatttattattttttttgaaggggAAAAGGGCTCAAAAAGAGCCCAAACTTTATTAAACTACCTCATAAGTTGAGGTTTGCAGAAATACAAAGGGTGGATAATTGGCATTCCACCAACTATTTACATTAACATGAAAAGCATATTGGCATAAATCGTGTGCCAGATTGTTTGCATTCCTCCTAACATCCTGAAATTTGATAACATTAAATCGCACCGCTGCATCTTTGATCTTCATAATACGTGATTGACCAAGGAAAATCTCTTGAATCACCCAGAATAGCAGCAGTCACATTAGTTGCATCTCCTTGGATGATGACATGCGAAAAGTTATGTCTTAAACCCAGTTCCAAACCCAACCTGCAAGCAATCGTTTCTTCCAGAAGAGATGAAATGCAAACAAAGGTACTGGAAGCACAACCAAGAAATCTACCATTGCTATTTTGAGCCACAACGCCTGCCACACCATTATTAGGAATAAACGCAACATCTACGTTGATTTTAACAAAAGGATGAACAGGAGGAGACCATTCCTGCACTGTACTGACATTAACTGCATCATTCTTTCCATAGTTTTCCATACACAACTCAACATCATGAAGAATATTCTTCAAAATAACATTGATACAAAAACTTCCCTGAGAG
Coding sequences within:
- the LOC113274678 gene encoding putative wall-associated receptor kinase-like 13 isoform X1, translating into MVLNKSSIEYGCLVTPFAYSTKNRFFVVGCDSEGYNTGHHLLKENEYYNECKTSCDSKEKVQEGGCNGHGCCNRTVLKGTKMFWTEVDQTDGTTFLSFSPCTYAFVDYIPGYGCSCSKGYKGKPYLSPGCQDVNECEDINNNPCSNNEHFPMLRVTLGIGLALLFIIAVCSWIYLIAKKRNLVILKEKFFKQNAGLLLQQKLLSTYGSVEMSNIFTANELKLATNNYDESLILGQGGFGTV
- the LOC113271906 gene encoding wall-associated receptor kinase 5-like, producing MSNGVPSISWESRLRIATETSNALAYLHSAAYIPIVHRDVKAANILLDETYTAKVADFGASRLIPLDQTALYTLVQGTIGYLDPEYCTANQLTEKSDVYSFGVVLLELLTARLPIYSETSGEIRNLAMYFISLMEEGYPFQLLEAQVLNGGHPKQVIAVAELAKRCLNFMSEKRPTMKQVTMELESLRRLETGARWDLQPNHETVEELLSEPSGCNSDDEHPMLIV
- the LOC113274676 gene encoding dnaJ protein ERDJ2-like is translated as MAASEETSSLFPIFILTIMALPLVPYTIVKLCRFASKKAKSIHCQCAVCARSGKYRKSIFKKISNFSTWSNMTVVLLWVIMGFLVYYIQQISRESQPFDPFSILGLESGASESDIKKAYRKLSIQYHPDKNPDPEANLYFVEFISKAYQALTDPVSRENYEKYGHPDGRQGMQMGIALPSFLLNIDGASGGILLLGIVGVCILLPLVMAVIYLSRSSKYTGNYVMHQTLSSYYYFMKPSLAPSKVMDVFIKAAEYMEIPVRRSDAEPLQKLFMLVRSELNLDLKNIRQEQAKFWKQHPALVKTELLIQAQLTRESAELPSTLQADFRKVLEIAPSLLEELMKMAVIPRNQQGHGWLRPAIGVVELSQSIIQAVPLSARKATGSGDGNAPFLQLPHFSEAVIKKIARKKVRSFQELQDMTEMERAELLTQIAGFTPAEVQDVEIVLEMMPSITIEIICETEGEEGIQEGDIVTMQAWVTLKRRNGLVGALPHAPYFPFHKEENFWLLLADAVSNEVWMSQKVSFLDEAAAIAAASKAIQETKEGSGATVKEISSAVREAVAKVKSGSRLVMGKFQAPAEGNYNLTSFCLCDTWIGCDKKTNLKLKVLKRSRAGSRGGAVAEEGPAVEDGIEEEEDEEEEEYDDYESEYSDDSENEQDTKKKGVVTNGTAHEKGSGSSSEEGSGSDEE
- the LOC113271907 gene encoding uncharacterized protein LOC113271907 gives rise to the protein MAFDVAGLHSELLFQDINVMEILRIWIEYNTTHEVARRMCVLWNIWKTRNDIVFSQGSFCINVILKNILHDVELCMENYGKNDAVNVSTVQEWSPPVHPFVKINVDVAFIPNNGVAGVVAQNSNGRFLGCASSTFVCISSLLEETIACRLGLELGLRHNFSHVIIQGDATNVTAAILGDSRDFPWSITYYEDQRCSGAI